A window of Photobacterium sp. GJ3 contains these coding sequences:
- a CDS encoding murein L,D-transpeptidase catalytic domain family protein yields the protein MKRAIYFFILIFCYIPQFASATTIQSTVQQPQKNTDLVAKYVYEKAGLKGKLDFDVFKNGYHAYYNAQGRKKQLLTIIDYSKPSTEKRFFVVDLKTNRLLFHTYVTHGVNSGGVTAKHFSNIVNSRQTSLGTFLTDTTYYGGNGYSLRLDGLTKGMNDNARRRYIVVHGAPYATEDFIRRHGYLGRSWGCPALPKHLSKKIIDTIKGGSVIYARA from the coding sequence ATGAAACGAGCCATCTACTTTTTTATTTTAATTTTTTGTTATATACCACAATTTGCATCTGCAACGACTATTCAGAGTACGGTTCAGCAACCACAAAAAAATACAGATCTTGTCGCAAAATATGTGTATGAGAAAGCTGGATTGAAAGGAAAGCTGGATTTCGATGTCTTTAAAAATGGATATCACGCTTATTACAATGCGCAGGGCCGTAAAAAACAGTTACTGACCATTATTGATTACAGTAAACCTTCAACTGAAAAACGTTTCTTTGTGGTCGATCTGAAAACAAACCGACTTCTCTTTCACACCTATGTCACGCATGGTGTCAACAGTGGCGGGGTAACCGCAAAACATTTCTCAAACATCGTTAATTCACGTCAGACATCTTTGGGCACATTTCTGACCGATACAACGTATTACGGTGGAAATGGTTACTCGCTTCGTCTTGATGGACTCACCAAGGGGATGAACGATAATGCGCGTCGACGCTACATCGTGGTCCATGGTGCGCCTTATGCAACGGAAGATTTCATTCGCAGACATGGCTATTTAGGCCGCAGTTGGGGCTGCCCTGCTTTACCGAAGCATTTATCGAAAAAAATCATTGATACGATTAAAGGTGGCAGCGTGATCTACGCTCGAGCATAA
- the cyoB gene encoding cytochrome o ubiquinol oxidase subunit I: MFGRLTLDAIPFHEPILMATLAVVLLGGAALVGGITYLGKWRYLWTEWFTTVDHKKIGVMYIIVAFVMMLRGFADAIMMRSQQVLSAAGETGYLPPHHYDQVFSAHGVIMIFFMAMPFIIGLMNIVIPLQIGARDVAFPFLNSLSFWLFVVGVVLINLSLFVGEFAQTGWLAYPPLSGKEYSPGVGVDYWIWALQISGIGTTLSGVNFFTTIMRLRTPSMPMMKMPVFTWASLCANILIIISFPILTVTIALLTLDRYLGTHFFTVDMGGDMMMYVNLIWAWGHPEVYILVLPVFGVFSEVVATFSRKKLFGYTSLVWATGVITFLAFIVWLHHFFTMGASANVNAFFGIATMVISIPTGVKIFNWLFTMYRGRIKFTTPMLWTIGFMFTFTIGGMTGVLLAVPAANFVLHNSLFLIAHFHNVIIGGVVFGCFAGFAYWFPKATGYKLDEKWGVRAFWFWIIGFFVAFMPLYVLGFMGMTRRLSQHIDPQYFPMLAVAACGAVLILCGILCQIMQLYVTFRDREALRDVTGDPWDARTLEWATSSPPPFYNFAKLPEGNELDAFWYQKERGETNQPIQYTPIHMPKNTGAGVIISAYALLFGFGLIWYMWWLVAVGVVGMIGTWIKHSFNDDVDYYVTVEEVKAIEEAHKARVAGAAPTPTSKDDEDEMEVDYAH; encoded by the coding sequence ATGTTTGGACGATTAACACTGGACGCCATTCCTTTCCATGAGCCGATCCTCATGGCGACGCTGGCGGTCGTATTGCTGGGCGGTGCCGCCCTGGTAGGCGGCATTACCTATCTGGGTAAATGGCGCTACCTCTGGACAGAGTGGTTCACTACTGTCGATCACAAAAAAATTGGTGTGATGTACATCATCGTCGCGTTTGTGATGATGCTGCGTGGTTTTGCCGATGCCATCATGATGCGGAGCCAGCAAGTGCTGTCTGCCGCGGGTGAGACTGGTTATCTGCCGCCACATCACTATGATCAGGTCTTTTCAGCACACGGCGTGATCATGATTTTCTTCATGGCGATGCCGTTTATCATCGGCCTGATGAACATCGTGATTCCACTGCAGATTGGTGCGCGTGACGTTGCTTTCCCATTCCTGAACTCCCTGAGCTTCTGGCTGTTCGTTGTGGGTGTGGTGCTGATCAACCTGTCTCTGTTCGTGGGCGAGTTCGCGCAAACGGGCTGGCTGGCTTATCCGCCTCTGTCTGGTAAAGAGTACAGTCCCGGAGTCGGGGTTGATTATTGGATATGGGCACTGCAGATCTCCGGGATTGGTACGACCTTATCCGGGGTGAACTTCTTCACCACCATCATGCGTCTGCGTACCCCGTCGATGCCGATGATGAAGATGCCTGTGTTCACCTGGGCATCCCTGTGCGCGAACATTCTGATTATTATTTCGTTCCCAATCCTGACCGTCACCATTGCGCTGCTGACGCTGGATCGCTATCTGGGCACCCACTTCTTCACCGTAGATATGGGGGGCGACATGATGATGTACGTCAACCTGATCTGGGCGTGGGGTCACCCGGAAGTTTACATTCTGGTGCTGCCTGTCTTTGGTGTGTTCTCTGAAGTGGTTGCGACCTTCTCGCGCAAGAAGCTGTTCGGTTACACCTCGCTGGTGTGGGCAACCGGGGTGATCACCTTCCTGGCCTTTATCGTGTGGCTGCACCACTTCTTTACGATGGGTGCGAGTGCGAATGTGAATGCCTTCTTTGGGATTGCCACCATGGTCATTTCGATTCCGACCGGGGTGAAGATCTTTAACTGGCTGTTCACCATGTACCGTGGCCGGATCAAATTCACCACACCAATGCTGTGGACCATCGGTTTTATGTTCACCTTCACCATTGGTGGCATGACCGGCGTACTGCTGGCGGTACCTGCAGCGAACTTTGTGCTGCATAACAGCTTGTTCCTGATTGCGCACTTCCATAACGTGATTATCGGTGGTGTGGTCTTCGGATGCTTTGCAGGCTTTGCTTACTGGTTCCCGAAAGCGACAGGCTACAAACTGGATGAGAAATGGGGCGTTCGTGCCTTCTGGTTCTGGATCATCGGATTCTTCGTTGCCTTTATGCCGCTGTATGTGTTGGGCTTCATGGGAATGACCCGTCGTCTGAGCCAGCATATTGACCCGCAGTACTTCCCGATGCTGGCTGTTGCAGCCTGCGGTGCGGTTCTGATTCTGTGCGGTATTCTGTGTCAGATCATGCAGCTGTATGTCACATTCCGTGACCGTGAAGCGCTGCGCGATGTTACCGGCGACCCTTGGGATGCACGTACGCTGGAGTGGGCGACTTCGTCTCCACCCCCGTTCTACAACTTTGCCAAACTGCCTGAAGGCAATGAGCTGGATGCATTCTGGTATCAGAAAGAGCGCGGTGAAACGAATCAACCTATTCAGTATACGCCGATTCACATGCCGAAAAACACAGGCGCAGGCGTCATTATCTCTGCTTATGCGCTGCTGTTTGGTTTCGGTCTGATCTGGTACATGTGGTGGCTGGTTGCTGTGGGTGTGGTTGGCATGATCGGGACTTGGATCAAGCACAGTTTCAACGATGATGTGGACTATTACGTCACGGTTGAAGAAGTGAAAGCCATCGAAGAAGCTCATAAAGCACGTGTTGCGGGTGCAGCGCCGACACCAACTTCAAAAGACGACGAAGACGAGATGGAGGTCGACTATGCACACTAA
- the cyoA gene encoding ubiquinol oxidase subunit II — translation MKTSRYKNILSGGFVFLTSLFLSGCQFAVLDPKGRIGVAEKELIITSMLLMLIVVIPVILMTFYFAFKYRESNTGEKYTPEWAHSTKIELVVWTVPIIIIAILGTITWRSTHALDPRQPIISDVEPMKIEVVSLDWKWLFIYPDQHIATINEVAFPTGVPVEFHVTSNSVMNSFFIPQLGSQIYAMTGMLNKLNLIADESGIYDGISSGYSGHGFSGMKFKALALPDQASFDEWVQKVQGSEEQLKTLSDFQTIAKPSENVPVSYYSHVPSDMLLTILNQFEGSLTCTITPEFSAEQTF, via the coding sequence ATGAAAACCTCAAGATATAAAAATATCTTGTCGGGTGGTTTTGTCTTTTTGACAAGCCTTTTCCTGTCAGGATGTCAATTTGCGGTGCTTGATCCGAAAGGACGGATTGGGGTCGCAGAAAAAGAATTGATAATCACATCGATGTTATTAATGTTGATTGTCGTGATTCCCGTGATTTTGATGACGTTCTACTTTGCATTTAAGTACCGTGAATCAAATACCGGAGAAAAATATACGCCGGAGTGGGCTCACTCAACCAAGATCGAGCTGGTTGTGTGGACAGTGCCAATTATTATTATTGCCATTCTGGGCACGATTACCTGGCGTTCAACGCATGCGCTTGATCCAAGACAGCCCATCATTTCTGATGTGGAACCGATGAAGATCGAAGTGGTTTCACTTGATTGGAAATGGCTGTTTATTTATCCGGATCAGCACATTGCGACCATCAACGAAGTCGCATTTCCGACGGGTGTTCCGGTTGAATTCCACGTCACGTCGAACAGTGTGATGAATTCTTTCTTCATTCCTCAGTTGGGCAGCCAGATCTATGCCATGACAGGGATGTTGAACAAACTGAACCTGATTGCGGATGAGTCCGGTATTTACGACGGTATTTCATCAGGTTACAGCGGTCATGGTTTCTCTGGCATGAAATTCAAAGCGCTGGCTTTGCCTGACCAGGCAAGCTTTGACGAATGGGTTCAGAAAGTTCAGGGATCTGAGGAGCAACTGAAAACACTGAGCGACTTCCAAACCATCGCCAAGCCAAGCGAGAACGTACCTGTCAGTTATTACTCACATGTACCTTCCGACATGCTGCTGACCATTCTGAATCAGTTTGAAGGTTCTCTGACGTGTACCATCACGCCGGAATTTTCTGCTGAGCAAACATTCTAG
- a CDS encoding sulfite exporter TauE/SafE family protein: MDITLFHASLLLFTGFIAGIINTLAGGGSNLTLPALMVMGMPAEVANATNRLGVVLQAITAVFGFRRHGKLDMTDTGPIMVPTIIGGLVGAAAAAYAPSSWIKPLLLGTMLAMALIILLKPAAVAPEPGTIARKVADTPSSWWGLGLAGFYGGFVQAGVGFVLLAALAGTLRYDLVRANALKMLCTLMFTVVALILFIYEGLVLWVPGLILAAGTIFGTHLAVKFAIQASAKTLKWFLFLMTLCGCIAAMIH, translated from the coding sequence ATGGACATCACCCTTTTCCATGCATCATTATTATTGTTCACGGGATTCATTGCAGGAATTATCAATACGTTAGCGGGTGGGGGATCTAACCTGACATTGCCTGCGCTGATGGTGATGGGGATGCCCGCTGAGGTCGCGAATGCGACCAACCGTTTAGGTGTTGTGTTACAGGCGATCACTGCAGTGTTTGGTTTTCGCCGTCACGGTAAACTGGATATGACGGACACCGGGCCCATTATGGTGCCAACGATCATCGGTGGTTTGGTCGGGGCCGCGGCTGCTGCATATGCCCCTTCGTCCTGGATTAAACCTTTGTTGCTGGGCACCATGCTGGCGATGGCGTTGATTATTCTGCTGAAACCAGCGGCAGTTGCGCCAGAGCCTGGCACCATTGCACGGAAAGTGGCAGACACACCCAGTTCCTGGTGGGGGTTGGGTCTAGCCGGATTTTATGGCGGATTCGTTCAGGCGGGAGTCGGGTTCGTCTTACTGGCGGCTTTGGCTGGAACATTAAGGTACGATCTGGTTCGGGCCAATGCGCTGAAAATGCTCTGTACGCTGATGTTCACTGTGGTTGCCCTGATCCTTTTTATATACGAGGGATTGGTGCTTTGGGTACCGGGACTTATTCTGGCTGCGGGCACCATATTCGGAACGCATCTGGCAGTTAAATTTGCGATTCAGGCCAGCGCAAAAACGCTGAAGTGGTTTTTGTTTTTAATGACCCTTTGTGGCTGTATCGCGGCAATGATTCATTAA
- the cyoC gene encoding cytochrome o ubiquinol oxidase subunit III, translating into MHTNAVDHHEHDEHHHDIGETKQLGFWIYLMSDCILFATLFATYAVLCGNTAGGPSGKHIFELPFVFTETMMLLFSSITFGFGMIAMKRKDVDGLKRWMYVTFLLGFGFLAMEIYEFHHLIAEGYGPDRSAFLSAFFTLVGTHGLHVTAGMIWMIVCLIQLNTKGLNDVMETRFHCLSMFWHFLDIVWICVFTIVYLLGVL; encoded by the coding sequence ATGCACACTAATGCGGTTGATCATCACGAGCACGACGAACACCATCACGATATCGGTGAAACCAAGCAGCTTGGCTTTTGGATTTACCTGATGAGTGACTGCATTCTGTTCGCAACGCTCTTTGCAACCTACGCCGTGTTGTGTGGCAACACGGCAGGTGGTCCGAGTGGTAAACACATTTTCGAACTGCCGTTTGTATTCACAGAAACCATGATGCTGCTGTTCAGTAGTATCACGTTCGGCTTCGGCATGATTGCGATGAAACGCAAAGATGTCGATGGCCTGAAACGCTGGATGTACGTCACCTTCTTGCTGGGCTTTGGCTTTCTGGCGATGGAAATTTATGAGTTCCATCACCTGATTGCGGAAGGTTACGGCCCGGATCGCAGTGCGTTCCTGTCTGCCTTCTTCACGCTGGTCGGAACTCACGGTCTGCACGTCACTGCCGGGATGATCTGGATGATTGTGTGCCTGATTCAACTCAATACTAAAGGGCTGAACGATGTCATGGAAACTCGTTTCCATTGCCTGAGTATGTTCTGGCACTTCCTGGATATTGTCTGGATCTGCGTATTCACCATCGTTTACCTGTTGGGAGTATTGTAA